Proteins found in one Nostoc sp. NIES-3756 genomic segment:
- a CDS encoding DNA-methyltransferase, whose amino-acid sequence MNSQQTTHVTNFTPVYTQKYGSAYLGNCQEIIKAIPDNSINLILTSPPFALTRKKEYGNETAEKYIEWFLPFAYEFKRVLAKQGSFILDLGGAYLPGNPIRSIYQYELLVRLCKEVGFYLAQEFYHYNPARLPTPAEWVTIRRIRVKDAVNVVWWLAKTTNPKADNRKVLKPYSQSMKRLLKNGYKAQTRPSGHDISDKFQKDNSGAIPPNLLEIANTESNSVYLRRCKAAGIKPHPARFPQGFAEFFIKFLTDEGDVVLDPFAGSNTTGFVAETLQRRWISVEINQDYILGSRYRFSE is encoded by the coding sequence TTGAACTCACAACAAACAACGCACGTAACTAATTTTACCCCAGTTTATACACAAAAATACGGTAGTGCTTATTTAGGCAATTGTCAGGAAATTATTAAAGCAATTCCAGACAATAGCATTAATTTAATTCTAACTTCACCACCATTTGCTTTAACACGTAAAAAAGAATATGGTAATGAAACTGCGGAAAAATATATTGAATGGTTTTTACCTTTTGCTTACGAATTTAAAAGAGTTTTAGCTAAACAAGGTTCATTTATTTTAGATTTAGGTGGTGCTTATCTTCCTGGTAATCCTATACGCAGTATTTACCAATACGAACTTCTAGTTAGATTGTGTAAAGAAGTTGGCTTTTATCTAGCTCAAGAATTTTATCACTATAATCCAGCCCGATTACCTACTCCGGCTGAATGGGTGACAATTAGAAGAATTAGAGTTAAAGATGCAGTAAATGTAGTTTGGTGGCTAGCAAAAACAACCAATCCTAAAGCAGATAATAGAAAAGTTTTAAAACCATATAGCCAGAGTATGAAACGATTACTCAAAAATGGTTATAAAGCTCAAACTCGTCCTAGTGGACACGATATTTCTGATAAATTCCAAAAAGATAATTCGGGTGCAATTCCACCAAATTTGTTAGAAATTGCTAATACTGAATCCAATAGTGTTTATTTACGACGCTGTAAAGCAGCCGGGATAAAACCACACCCAGCAAGGTTTCCTCAAGGGTTTGCTGAGTTCTTCATCAAATTCTTAACTGATGAAGGTGATGTAGTGTTAGACCCGTTTGCAGGTTCTAATACTACTGGGTTTGTTGCTGAAACTTTACAGCGTCGATGGATTTCCGTGGAAATTAACCAGGATTATATTTTGGGAAGTCGCTATAGATTTAGTGAATAG
- a CDS encoding pentapeptide repeat-containing protein translates to MKLEILATTALLSTIALTAPAQAANPQHVRQLLTTKSCAGCNLAGANLQQAHLIGADLRNANLTGANLKAANLEGADLTGANLKGANLSEVFASDASLSGTNLTGVKLTNAELYNADLEGAILANADLRGAIVYGALYGGYVR, encoded by the coding sequence ATGAAACTAGAGATTTTAGCTACCACAGCACTATTAAGTACAATTGCCTTGACTGCTCCCGCACAAGCTGCAAATCCTCAGCATGTAAGACAATTACTAACTACGAAAAGTTGTGCAGGTTGTAACCTAGCAGGCGCAAACTTACAGCAAGCTCACTTAATTGGTGCAGACTTGAGAAATGCTAATTTAACAGGAGCCAATCTTAAAGCCGCTAATTTAGAAGGTGCTGATTTAACTGGTGCAAACCTCAAAGGAGCAAACTTAAGCGAAGTTTTCGCCAGCGATGCTAGTTTAAGCGGTACTAATTTAACTGGTGTAAAACTTACTAACGCTGAACTATATAATGCTGATTTAGAAGGTGCTATCTTAGCTAACGCTGATTTACGGGGAGCCATTGTCTATGGTGCTTTGTATGGCGGCTATGTTAGATAA
- the larE gene encoding ATP-dependent sacrificial sulfur transferase LarE: MLTEKLEQLKALFAEMGQALIAYSGGVDSTLVAKIAYDVLGDRALAVTAVSPSLLPEELEDAKIQAATIGIAHKIVQTHEMDNPNYTSNPVNRCYFCKSELHDTLKPLALEMGYPYVVDGVNADDLHDYRPGIQAAKERGARSPLAEVGVTKLEVRQLSHQLGLPWWEKPAQPCLSSRFPYGEEITIAKLQRVGRAEIYLRKLGWQNLRVRSEGDTARIELPPEKIKDFVLTTDLQSIVTTFQDFGFIYVTLDLEGYRSGKLNQVLTPIQNSKYPAGS, encoded by the coding sequence ATGTTAACTGAAAAATTGGAGCAATTAAAAGCTTTGTTTGCGGAAATGGGACAGGCTTTAATTGCTTATTCTGGGGGTGTTGATAGCACTTTAGTAGCGAAGATTGCTTATGATGTGTTGGGCGATCGCGCTTTGGCGGTGACTGCGGTTTCACCTTCGTTGTTACCAGAGGAACTAGAAGACGCAAAAATTCAAGCAGCAACGATTGGTATCGCTCATAAAATTGTCCAAACTCACGAAATGGACAACCCCAACTACACGTCAAACCCCGTTAACCGTTGCTATTTTTGCAAAAGTGAACTGCACGACACTTTAAAACCCTTGGCTTTAGAAATGGGCTATCCCTACGTAGTAGATGGGGTAAATGCAGATGATTTACACGATTATCGTCCGGGGATTCAAGCAGCCAAAGAAAGAGGAGCGCGATCGCCCTTAGCAGAAGTTGGTGTTACCAAGTTGGAAGTAAGACAACTCTCCCATCAATTAGGCTTACCTTGGTGGGAAAAACCAGCCCAGCCTTGTCTTAGTTCTCGCTTTCCCTATGGTGAAGAAATTACCATAGCCAAATTACAACGGGTAGGTAGAGCCGAAATTTATCTCAGGAAGTTGGGTTGGCAAAATCTGCGCGTCCGTTCCGAAGGTGACACAGCACGCATTGAATTACCACCGGAAAAAATCAAAGATTTTGTCCTCACAACAGATTTACAGTCTATAGTTACCACATTTCAGGATTTTGGATTTATCTACGTCACCCTAGACTTAGAAGGTTATCGTAGTGGCAAATTAAACCAAGTCCTCACACCAATTCAAAATTCAAAATACCCGGCGGGAAGCTAA
- a CDS encoding acyl-CoA thioesterase encodes MEVFKTLLRVRHYEMDALGHVNNAVYQNYLEQAAIEHSEHLGLTLDVYREFGCVFVMRRVEIDYLRPAVAGESLEVTTWLKQIQGTRAFRCYEIRKQHEENMLVKAEALWVWVDAKTMRPRPIPRLMIDKFSH; translated from the coding sequence ATGGAAGTATTCAAAACTTTATTACGTGTGCGTCATTATGAAATGGATGCACTGGGACACGTTAACAATGCAGTTTACCAAAACTACCTAGAACAAGCAGCCATAGAACACTCAGAACATCTAGGTTTAACCTTGGATGTTTACCGGGAATTTGGGTGTGTATTTGTGATGCGGCGAGTAGAAATTGATTATTTGCGTCCAGCCGTGGCGGGTGAGAGTTTAGAAGTTACAACTTGGTTGAAGCAAATACAAGGTACTCGCGCTTTCCGTTGTTACGAAATTCGCAAACAACATGAGGAAAATATGTTAGTAAAAGCCGAGGCTTTGTGGGTTTGGGTAGATGCTAAAACCATGCGTCCGCGACCAATTCCTCGTTTGATGATAGATAAGTTTAGTCATTAG
- a CDS encoding branched-chain amino acid ABC transporter permease has product MDTQTIQLIVNGIAVGSIIALAAVGLTLTYGILRLSNFAHGDFLTLGAYLTLLVNSFGVNIWLSMIVAVVGTVGAMLLSETLLWSRMRSIKANSTTLIIISIGLALFLRNGIILIWGGRNQNYNLPITPALDISGVKVPQNQLLVLALAVLSIGALHYLLQNTKIGKAMRAVADDLDLAKVSGIDVEKVIFWTWLIAGTVTSLGGSMYGLITAVRPNMGWFLILPLFASVILGGIGNPYGAIAAAFIIGIAQEVSTPLLGSQYKQGVALLIMILVLLIRPKGLFKGTM; this is encoded by the coding sequence ATGGATACACAAACAATTCAACTGATTGTCAACGGTATTGCTGTAGGGAGCATTATTGCTCTTGCAGCTGTAGGATTAACTCTTACTTACGGGATTTTACGGTTATCTAACTTTGCCCACGGTGATTTTTTAACTTTAGGTGCTTATTTGACTTTGTTAGTTAACTCTTTTGGGGTAAATATTTGGTTATCGATGATAGTGGCAGTTGTAGGAACAGTGGGTGCAATGTTACTTTCAGAAACATTGTTATGGTCGAGAATGCGCTCAATTAAAGCTAATTCTACTACTCTTATTATCATCTCAATTGGGCTAGCATTATTCCTTCGTAATGGAATTATTTTGATTTGGGGCGGAAGAAACCAAAACTATAATCTACCCATTACCCCAGCTTTGGATATTTCTGGTGTCAAAGTACCGCAAAATCAGCTGTTAGTTTTGGCTTTAGCCGTGTTATCCATTGGCGCATTGCACTACCTGTTGCAAAATACCAAAATTGGTAAAGCCATGCGTGCAGTCGCTGACGATTTAGATTTAGCCAAGGTTTCTGGGATTGATGTAGAGAAAGTAATTTTCTGGACTTGGCTAATTGCTGGCACTGTCACATCATTGGGTGGCAGTATGTATGGATTAATTACAGCTGTCCGTCCCAATATGGGGTGGTTTTTGATTTTGCCTCTATTCGCTTCCGTAATTTTAGGTGGTATTGGCAACCCTTACGGTGCGATCGCCGCAGCTTTCATTATCGGCATTGCCCAAGAAGTCAGTACACCCTTGTTAGGTTCGCAATACAAACAAGGCGTAGCTCTCTTAATCATGATTCTGGTGCTGCTCATCCGTCCCAAAGGTTTATTCAAAGGCACGATGTGA
- a CDS encoding DUF4864 domain-containing protein, protein MEVTEQDFITIRSVIEKQLAAFQQDDALGAFACATPAIQEQFQNAENFLRMVSMSYPAVYRPRSVFFEKVTTIQDNITQPVLLLSPDGVPLRALYFMEKQLDDSWRINGCILVSVEAENF, encoded by the coding sequence ATGGAAGTTACCGAGCAAGATTTTATTACTATTAGGTCTGTCATTGAAAAACAATTGGCAGCCTTTCAACAAGATGATGCTCTTGGTGCTTTTGCTTGCGCTACTCCAGCTATTCAAGAGCAGTTTCAAAACGCTGAAAATTTCTTGCGGATGGTAAGCATGAGTTACCCGGCTGTCTACCGTCCACGTTCAGTATTCTTTGAGAAAGTTACCACCATTCAGGACAATATCACCCAACCAGTGTTGCTTTTATCGCCTGATGGTGTTCCCCTAAGAGCTTTATATTTTATGGAGAAACAACTGGATGATAGCTGGAGAATCAATGGTTGTATTCTTGTGTCGGTAGAAGCAGAGAATTTTTAG
- a CDS encoding SGNH/GDSL hydrolase family protein yields MRDSYLLAVGLFTGLTLPASALPQISDILPDNSKSVSDVKQSSQITVTSDPSLSAFSIQVSQAVDENGLPTLFNISSPEFSTQPLSPTKASESTSGEKNLPSSEIPLPEFTNPEQLTPLNSFFNLNPLPPKEALTSGNQLYYYRLATLKTGQIYTRQDAETDQLLRNGGQKQQLTYDDWKNLLALEAKAIAQGQGKNRLSILVGDSLSMWFPKEKLPSGKLWLNQGISGDTSTGISNRLAAFSQTRPDAIYIMAGINDLRRGSSDEVILRNHRRIIRNLRQSHPKTQIFVQSILPTHLPTLSNSRIRQLNTKLAQIAKQEKVNYLNIHSWFADADGNLRSDLTTDGLHLSADGYDVWRFAIQQVEFKLAQSPSVER; encoded by the coding sequence ATGAGGGATTCTTATCTGTTGGCAGTAGGCTTGTTTACAGGATTGACACTACCAGCATCAGCTCTACCACAGATATCGGATATCCTGCCAGATAATTCTAAATCCGTGTCGGATGTAAAACAAAGCTCACAGATTACTGTCACATCAGATCCATCTTTATCTGCCTTCAGCATCCAAGTATCACAAGCAGTAGATGAAAACGGTCTGCCTACGCTTTTTAACATATCCTCACCAGAATTTAGCACTCAACCTTTGTCACCTACCAAAGCCTCTGAATCAACAAGTGGCGAGAAAAATCTACCTAGTTCTGAAATCCCTCTACCAGAGTTTACCAATCCAGAACAATTAACACCCCTAAACTCATTCTTTAACCTCAACCCTCTACCGCCGAAAGAAGCATTAACTAGTGGTAATCAACTTTACTATTACAGACTGGCAACACTAAAAACTGGCCAGATTTACACACGCCAAGATGCTGAGACTGACCAATTATTACGAAATGGGGGTCAAAAGCAACAACTGACTTATGATGATTGGAAAAATCTCTTAGCGCTAGAAGCAAAAGCGATCGCTCAAGGTCAAGGTAAAAATCGCCTCAGTATCCTGGTAGGGGATTCCTTGAGTATGTGGTTTCCCAAAGAAAAGCTACCCTCTGGTAAATTATGGTTGAATCAAGGTATTTCTGGTGATACTTCCACGGGTATCTCAAATAGATTGGCAGCATTTTCTCAAACTCGCCCTGATGCAATTTATATCATGGCTGGTATTAACGACTTACGCCGAGGCAGCAGTGATGAAGTAATTTTGCGCAATCATCGCCGTATTATTCGCAATTTACGACAATCTCACCCTAAAACTCAGATATTCGTACAATCTATATTACCTACTCACCTACCGACGCTTTCTAATAGCCGTATTCGTCAACTCAATACAAAACTAGCGCAAATTGCTAAACAAGAAAAAGTTAATTATCTAAATATTCATAGCTGGTTTGCAGATGCGGATGGCAATTTACGCTCTGATTTAACTACAGATGGGTTGCATTTGTCGGCTGATGGTTATGACGTATGGCGATTTGCTATCCAGCAGGTAGAGTTCAAACTAGCTCAAAGCCCAAGTGTTGAGCGTTAA
- the cynS gene encoding cyanase encodes MSIPEITQTLLNAKKNKGLSFGDLEKILGRDEVWIASVFYRQASASPEEAKLLVEALGLDSLYIQQLTEYPVKGLGPIVPTDPLIYRFYEIMQVYGFPLKEIIQEKFGDGIMSAIDFTLDVDKETDPKGDRVKITMSGKFLSYKKW; translated from the coding sequence ATGTCTATCCCTGAAATTACACAAACGCTGTTAAACGCCAAGAAAAATAAAGGTCTAAGCTTTGGTGATTTAGAAAAAATTCTCGGACGGGATGAAGTATGGATTGCATCTGTTTTCTACCGTCAAGCTAGTGCATCACCAGAAGAGGCTAAGTTGTTGGTGGAAGCATTAGGGTTAGACTCTCTCTATATCCAACAGTTGACCGAGTACCCAGTCAAAGGATTAGGGCCTATAGTACCCACTGACCCTCTGATTTATCGCTTCTATGAGATTATGCAGGTATACGGCTTTCCGCTTAAGGAAATAATTCAAGAAAAGTTCGGCGATGGAATTATGAGCGCGATTGACTTTACCTTAGATGTGGACAAAGAAACAGACCCTAAAGGCGATCGCGTTAAAATTACTATGTCTGGGAAATTCTTGTCTTACAAAAAGTGGTAG
- the lipA gene encoding lipoyl synthase has product MTSSQPAQFKSEITAMPSWLRRPIGRASELSTVQRIIKQRQIHTICEEGRCPNRGECYSQKTATFLLMGPTCTRACAFCQVDKGHAPMPIDPEEAQKVAESVQLLGLRYVVLTSVARDDLADQGASHFVKTMEAIRQLNPGTQIEVLTPDFWGGAGVGEAGQRQRIEMIVKAEPACFNHNIETVRRLTGPVRRGAKYDRSLRVLSLVKEINPHIPTKSGLMVGHGETVDELIEAMKDLRAVGCDRLTIGQYMRPSLEHLPVQKYWTPEEFDQLGTLAKEMGFSHVRSGPLVRSSYHAGEE; this is encoded by the coding sequence ATGACTTCCTCACAACCTGCTCAGTTTAAGTCAGAAATTACGGCGATGCCTAGTTGGTTACGCCGTCCTATTGGTAGAGCCAGCGAACTCTCGACTGTACAGCGCATTATTAAGCAGCGACAAATTCATACAATTTGTGAGGAAGGTCGTTGTCCGAATCGGGGTGAGTGCTATTCCCAAAAAACGGCTACATTTTTACTCATGGGGCCGACTTGCACCCGTGCTTGTGCTTTTTGTCAAGTCGATAAGGGTCATGCACCAATGCCAATTGACCCAGAGGAAGCGCAGAAAGTAGCAGAGTCCGTCCAACTTTTGGGGCTGCGCTATGTGGTACTCACTTCCGTCGCCCGTGATGACTTGGCAGACCAAGGCGCAAGCCATTTTGTCAAAACAATGGAGGCAATTCGCCAATTAAATCCAGGGACGCAAATAGAAGTGTTAACACCCGATTTCTGGGGCGGTGCGGGGGTAGGAGAGGCAGGACAGCGCCAACGCATCGAAATGATTGTCAAAGCCGAACCAGCCTGCTTTAACCACAATATTGAGACAGTACGCCGCTTAACTGGGCCAGTGCGCCGGGGAGCTAAATACGATCGCTCACTGCGCGTTTTGTCCCTAGTCAAAGAAATCAATCCCCACATTCCCACAAAATCAGGCTTAATGGTGGGACATGGGGAAACTGTGGATGAACTCATCGAAGCTATGAAAGATTTAAGGGCGGTAGGATGCGATCGCCTCACCATCGGTCAATATATGCGCCCATCCCTAGAACATCTGCCAGTCCAAAAATACTGGACACCAGAAGAATTTGACCAACTAGGTACATTAGCCAAAGAAATGGGCTTCAGCCACGTCCGTTCCGGCCCACTAGTGCGTAGTTCCTACCACGCTGGGGAGGAGTAA
- the hrmK gene encoding hybrid histidine kinase/response regulator HrmK, which yields MQQYSSLPEHNSKIEVSPVLATGQQLRAELWLERSMNQLQSRLSDRLQSAFKTVQPTTEAEIFQTVVNELDLALNNSNTGLPQCAVAIALCQPQTESGKVYYISRSLSLGYQPLLLEEKPKKEKNLRLQLHQVIKVQDLQKLEKQQLPQAWRLTDDSGTVIGWLLLVTENHKPHDTTFTASHPQINTQLMERAAEQCVKALSHLKQIQYLQQQSNNLDINNQELERTNQLKNQFLANTSHEIRTPLSSIIGFTHLLLAQGYDPTRERHHEYLNIIQSSGRHLLALINDILDLSKIEANQLEVQWEKVNVPELCQNILSLVKEKAGNKGLKLSLEIDPNVQILIADPLRLKQMLLNLLFNAVKFTSQGCVGLKVTLKDLFIHFTVWDTGSGISPENLALLFQPYFQIANSSVTRNEGTGLGLVVTRKLAEIHGGSVEVESVVNHGSRFSIILPLKQHGEVFVVEDDEDEEAKSSVDMTPSISREVLLVEDDLPNGELIKIHLNKLGYQVTWVKSADEMWATLAQKQPVVILMDVRLPDGNGLDVVKQLRERPQYQQIPVIAQTAMAMKGDRTICLAAGANDYISKPIDLKLLASLVAKYSLGNRE from the coding sequence ATGCAGCAGTATTCAAGCTTACCAGAACACAACTCAAAGATAGAGGTATCGCCAGTGTTGGCAACAGGTCAGCAGCTGCGTGCTGAGTTATGGCTGGAACGCAGCATGAACCAGCTACAAAGCCGCTTAAGCGATCGCCTACAGTCTGCCTTTAAAACCGTTCAGCCAACCACGGAAGCGGAGATTTTCCAAACTGTGGTGAATGAACTCGATTTAGCTTTGAACAATAGCAATACAGGTTTGCCACAGTGTGCCGTGGCTATTGCTTTATGTCAACCGCAAACAGAATCTGGTAAAGTTTACTATATTTCTCGTTCCTTATCTCTTGGCTATCAACCTCTACTTTTAGAAGAAAAACCCAAGAAAGAGAAAAACCTGCGGTTGCAACTGCACCAAGTCATCAAAGTTCAAGATTTACAGAAACTAGAAAAGCAACAACTGCCACAAGCTTGGCGATTAACAGATGATTCTGGTACTGTGATTGGATGGTTACTCCTAGTAACAGAAAACCACAAGCCTCACGACACAACATTTACCGCATCACATCCGCAAATTAATACACAATTAATGGAGCGAGCAGCCGAGCAATGTGTAAAAGCGCTGTCTCACCTCAAGCAAATACAATATTTACAGCAACAGTCGAATAACTTAGATATTAATAATCAGGAATTAGAGCGTACTAATCAACTAAAAAACCAATTTTTGGCGAATACAAGTCACGAAATTCGTACCCCACTAAGCTCAATTATCGGTTTCACGCACTTACTTTTAGCTCAAGGCTACGATCCTACTAGAGAACGCCATCATGAATATTTGAATATTATTCAATCTAGTGGTAGACATCTGTTAGCCCTGATTAACGATATTTTGGATCTCTCTAAAATTGAAGCCAATCAGTTAGAAGTCCAGTGGGAAAAAGTAAATGTACCTGAACTTTGTCAAAATATATTATCACTGGTAAAAGAGAAAGCCGGAAATAAAGGGTTGAAATTATCTTTGGAAATAGATCCAAATGTGCAAATTTTGATTGCTGACCCTTTACGGCTCAAACAAATGCTCTTAAATTTATTATTTAATGCAGTAAAATTTACTAGTCAGGGCTGCGTTGGCTTAAAGGTTACACTTAAAGATTTATTTATTCACTTTACAGTCTGGGATACGGGTAGTGGTATCTCTCCAGAAAATCTCGCTTTATTATTTCAACCATATTTCCAAATTGCCAATTCTTCAGTTACTCGCAATGAAGGTACTGGCTTAGGGTTAGTAGTAACTCGTAAATTGGCAGAAATTCACGGTGGTTCAGTAGAGGTAGAATCTGTAGTTAATCATGGTTCTCGTTTTTCTATTATCTTGCCTCTAAAACAGCATGGAGAAGTATTTGTAGTAGAAGACGATGAGGATGAAGAAGCAAAATCTTCTGTAGATATGACTCCCAGCATTTCTCGAGAAGTCTTATTAGTAGAAGATGATTTACCCAATGGTGAATTAATCAAAATTCATCTGAACAAATTAGGATATCAAGTTACTTGGGTGAAAAGTGCTGATGAAATGTGGGCGACACTAGCCCAAAAACAGCCAGTAGTAATTTTAATGGATGTTAGATTGCCAGATGGTAACGGTTTAGATGTAGTTAAGCAATTACGAGAAAGACCCCAATATCAACAGATTCCTGTAATTGCCCAAACAGCAATGGCCATGAAAGGCGATCGCACCATCTGTTTAGCAGCTGGAGCCAATGACTACATTTCCAAACCAATCGATTTAAAACTGTTGGCTAGTCTAGTGGCTAAGTATAGTTTGGGGAATAGGGAGTAG
- a CDS encoding photosystem I protein PsaX: MAKAKTSAVPDTGAKPPYTFRTGWALLLLAVNFVVAAYYFHIIE; encoded by the coding sequence ATGGCTAAAGCTAAAACTTCCGCAGTTCCCGATACCGGAGCAAAACCACCCTATACTTTTCGTACAGGCTGGGCTTTGTTACTACTAGCTGTTAACTTCGTAGTGGCAGCTTATTACTTCCACATTATTGAGTAG